In a genomic window of Occallatibacter riparius:
- a CDS encoding 2Fe-2S iron-sulfur cluster-binding protein, whose amino-acid sequence MAPRTISARIDGELVTAIEGQTILDVARSCGKHIPTLCYLKGLSPVGSCRVCMVELAGTERLLPACTTPMQEGMSIKTSSAKLTQYRQMAIEFLLIERNHICSSCVSNGYCELQDLSRLLGVTHVRYAYNSPRLSVDMTHPRFVLDHNRCILCTRCVRVCAELEGAHVWEVSGRGIASRLVSDLNDDWGASKSCTSCGKCVQACPTGAITEKSSAGHQIDKNCELITTLAVRKSAAVTPRR is encoded by the coding sequence TTGGCACCCAGGACCATTTCCGCACGTATTGATGGCGAACTCGTTACGGCAATCGAAGGCCAGACAATTCTGGACGTGGCGCGCTCATGTGGCAAGCACATCCCCACTCTCTGCTATCTCAAGGGGCTGAGCCCCGTTGGCTCGTGCCGTGTGTGCATGGTGGAGCTGGCAGGGACGGAACGCCTGCTGCCCGCTTGCACCACGCCCATGCAGGAAGGCATGTCGATCAAGACGTCGTCCGCCAAGCTGACGCAATATCGGCAGATGGCCATTGAGTTTCTGCTCATTGAGCGAAACCATATCTGCTCTTCGTGCGTTTCGAACGGTTATTGCGAATTGCAGGATCTGTCCCGCCTGCTCGGAGTAACGCACGTTCGCTATGCCTACAACAGTCCGCGCCTCAGCGTCGATATGACGCACCCGCGCTTCGTGCTCGACCACAACCGCTGCATCCTTTGCACGCGCTGTGTGCGCGTCTGTGCGGAGTTGGAGGGCGCCCACGTGTGGGAAGTGAGCGGCCGAGGAATCGCGTCGCGCCTGGTGAGCGATCTGAACGACGACTGGGGCGCCTCAAAGAGCTGCACCAGTTGCGGTAAATGCGTGCAGGCGTGCCCTACCGGCGCAATCACTGAAAAATCGTCCGCCGGCCACCAGATCGACAAGAATTGTGAGTTGATCACCACTCTTGCCGTGCGAAAATCGGCTGCCGTGACCCCGAGGCGGTAG
- the bcp gene encoding thioredoxin-dependent thiol peroxidase, translating to MELHDKIADFTLQTDEDKTVSLSDYSGKPVILFFYPRADTPGCTIEACGFRDQFEKLQKAGAVVLGISRDTPKAQAKFKAKYNLPYTLLADVDERVCNQFGVMKEKNMYGKKVWGIARTTFVIGPDQTLLHVFPNVTPEGHAEQVLELLKEWNKAHKK from the coding sequence ATGGAACTGCACGATAAGATTGCTGATTTTACTCTTCAAACCGACGAGGATAAGACTGTAAGTCTTTCCGATTACTCCGGCAAGCCGGTGATTCTGTTCTTTTATCCCCGGGCGGATACGCCGGGCTGCACGATTGAGGCCTGCGGCTTTCGCGACCAGTTCGAGAAGCTGCAGAAGGCGGGTGCGGTGGTTCTGGGTATCAGCCGCGACACGCCCAAGGCCCAAGCCAAGTTCAAAGCCAAGTACAACCTGCCGTACACACTCCTTGCAGATGTAGACGAGCGAGTGTGCAATCAGTTTGGGGTGATGAAGGAAAAGAACATGTACGGGAAGAAGGTTTGGGGCATCGCCCGCACCACATTCGTGATCGGGCCCGACCAGACTCTCCTTCACGTCTTTCCAAACGTTACCCCTGAAGGGCATGCCGAACAAGTGCTCGAGTTGCTCAAGGAATGGAACAAGGCACATAAGAAGTGA
- a CDS encoding glycoside hydrolase family 2 protein, translating to MNVRKSILLFASLLVPVASSYATTTPLHDNWRLQSGCTIKADGATISAAGFATDDWLKTSVPNTVLAAQVAGKVYPDPYFGMNLRNIPGASYPIGHNFSNLPMPQDSPYRCGWWYRTDFTAPATSRDKRVWLHFGGINYRGEIWLNGHRIADSTQVAGAYRTYEFDVTDAVKPGAKNVLAVQTFAPTEKDLGINWVDWNPCPPDKDMGLWGDVNLVETGAVTLRSPMTVTHFTDPSLSAAELTVYAELHNATDHEVQGTVSGTVAGVRIEQPVKLAANEDKTVVFSPEQFPTLRIRNPKPWWPAQMGEPHLEQLTMSFNQGSIKTDEQTVAFGVREITSELTATGGRMFRINGKPILIRGAGWSQDMLLRTDEHRLRDQIRMVRDMHLNTIRLEGKLETEDFFRLTDEQGILVMLGWCCCDHWEHWNEWGPQDLPIATASLRSQLLRLRSHASLLVWLNGSDNAPPANVEKAYLQVESDVHWPNPILSAASTQNTVGGGPNGVKMTGPYDYVAPSYWYVDVHNGGAYGFNTETSPGPAITSLASRAKFLPDPEAWPPSANWSYHNGGGGFMNLKVLDESMAAAYAKPGSAADYERIAQTMAYDSERAMFEAYSKNKYVSTGVIQWMLNNAWPSMIWHLYDYYLDTAAGYYAAKKACEPLHIQYSYDDRSIVVVNSSYALVSGLHAKVRVHGIGWKELYSAEASVDATADSAQTVFELPESLMSGVDKIFFIDLSLSDANGREVSRNFYWVPYTLTTFDFPRTDYTHTPAQRHEDLTALTTLPKAEIKAQATTDQTQHGQRVAVHLENPSSTLAFQVRVAPRTSDGGLIAPVLWSDNWVELAPGESVTLTADLPENGPSSTVIHVDGWNIAPMTLTPTAASARGGE from the coding sequence ATGAACGTGCGCAAGTCGATCCTTCTCTTCGCGTCCCTTCTCGTTCCCGTCGCGTCCTCCTACGCCACCACCACACCGCTCCACGACAACTGGCGTCTGCAATCCGGATGCACCATCAAGGCTGACGGGGCAACGATCTCGGCTGCAGGATTTGCAACGGACGACTGGCTCAAGACCTCGGTGCCCAATACGGTCCTGGCCGCGCAAGTCGCCGGCAAAGTCTATCCCGATCCCTACTTCGGCATGAACCTGAGAAACATTCCCGGCGCGAGCTATCCGATCGGGCACAATTTCTCGAATCTGCCAATGCCGCAGGACAGCCCCTACCGCTGCGGCTGGTGGTATCGCACCGATTTCACCGCTCCCGCAACTAGCCGCGACAAGCGCGTTTGGCTGCACTTCGGCGGAATCAATTACCGTGGCGAGATCTGGCTCAATGGACATCGCATCGCGGATTCCACCCAGGTGGCCGGCGCTTACCGCACCTACGAATTCGACGTGACCGATGCGGTCAAGCCCGGCGCAAAGAATGTCCTCGCCGTGCAGACCTTTGCGCCCACCGAAAAGGATCTCGGCATCAACTGGGTCGACTGGAACCCCTGCCCGCCGGACAAGGACATGGGTCTTTGGGGCGATGTGAATCTCGTCGAAACCGGCGCGGTTACGCTGCGCTCGCCCATGACGGTGACCCACTTTACGGACCCCTCGCTCTCCGCCGCGGAGCTCACCGTCTACGCCGAGTTGCATAATGCTACCGACCATGAGGTGCAGGGCACAGTCAGCGGCACCGTGGCTGGTGTGCGCATCGAGCAACCGGTGAAGCTGGCTGCCAACGAAGACAAGACCGTCGTCTTCTCGCCAGAGCAGTTCCCCACTCTGCGCATTCGCAATCCAAAGCCTTGGTGGCCGGCACAGATGGGCGAACCGCATCTCGAACAGCTCACCATGAGCTTCAACCAGGGCAGCATCAAGACCGACGAGCAGACCGTGGCCTTCGGCGTCCGCGAAATCACCTCGGAGCTCACTGCGACCGGCGGACGGATGTTCCGCATCAACGGCAAGCCCATCCTGATTCGCGGCGCGGGCTGGTCGCAGGACATGCTGCTCCGCACCGATGAACATCGCCTGCGCGACCAGATCCGCATGGTCCGCGACATGCACCTGAACACCATTCGCCTGGAAGGCAAGCTCGAGACAGAGGACTTCTTCCGCCTTACAGACGAGCAGGGCATTCTCGTCATGCTCGGATGGTGCTGTTGCGATCACTGGGAGCATTGGAATGAGTGGGGCCCGCAGGATCTGCCCATCGCGACTGCATCGCTCCGCTCGCAGCTACTGCGCCTGCGCTCGCACGCCAGCCTGCTGGTGTGGCTCAACGGCAGTGACAACGCGCCGCCGGCGAATGTGGAGAAGGCATACCTTCAAGTCGAATCCGATGTGCACTGGCCGAATCCGATCCTTTCGGCTGCCTCCACACAGAACACCGTCGGTGGGGGACCGAACGGCGTGAAGATGACCGGGCCATATGACTATGTCGCGCCGAGCTACTGGTATGTTGACGTGCACAATGGCGGCGCTTATGGATTCAACACCGAAACCAGCCCTGGGCCGGCGATCACGTCGCTGGCCAGCCGCGCGAAGTTCCTGCCTGATCCCGAGGCCTGGCCACCGTCGGCCAACTGGTCCTATCACAACGGCGGCGGCGGATTCATGAACCTGAAAGTGCTGGATGAGTCAATGGCCGCTGCCTACGCGAAGCCCGGCTCGGCCGCGGACTACGAGCGCATTGCGCAAACCATGGCCTACGATTCAGAGCGCGCCATGTTCGAGGCCTACTCGAAGAACAAGTACGTTTCCACTGGCGTCATCCAATGGATGCTGAACAACGCGTGGCCGTCGATGATCTGGCATCTGTACGACTACTATCTCGACACCGCTGCCGGCTACTATGCGGCGAAGAAAGCCTGCGAGCCGCTGCACATTCAGTACTCGTACGATGACCGCTCGATCGTGGTCGTCAACAGCAGCTATGCTCTTGTCTCGGGGCTGCATGCAAAAGTGCGGGTTCACGGAATTGGGTGGAAAGAGCTCTACAGCGCCGAGGCCAGCGTGGATGCCACCGCTGACAGTGCGCAGACCGTGTTCGAACTTCCGGAAAGCCTCATGTCGGGAGTTGACAAGATCTTCTTCATCGATCTCTCGCTCTCGGACGCAAACGGCCGCGAAGTCAGCCGCAACTTCTACTGGGTTCCTTATACTCTCACGACGTTTGACTTCCCGCGCACGGATTACACGCACACGCCGGCACAGCGCCACGAAGACCTGACCGCTCTTACGACCTTGCCCAAGGCGGAAATCAAGGCGCAAGCGACAACGGACCAGACCCAGCACGGGCAGCGCGTTGCGGTGCATCTTGAGAATCCATCCTCCACGCTTGCATTCCAGGTGAGGGTCGCTCCGCGCACTTCAGACGGCGGTCTGATCGCACCGGTGCTCTGGTCCGACAACTGGGTCGAACTCGCGCCAGGAGAATCGGTCACCCTGACAGCCGACCTACCCGAAAACGGACCCTCCTCCACCGTCATTCACGTCGATGGCTGGAACATCGCTCCAATGACTCTCACCCCAACTGCCGCCTCGGCGCGTGGTGGCGAATAG
- a CDS encoding FG-GAP-like repeat-containing protein: MTSSTYLLPLTVWAAAVVCAAQTSPTFSNKVSTPGARPTITLSADLNNDGFPDLIEDSAYAPIGFTIQLANGDGTFKAPVFHSVSGGNGSPAPMAVGDFNNDGKADVAAVLPGKNQVAVYLGNGDGTFQAPKYSTIALNSGQTFASAPVVAANFNGDGKVDLAVVGVAGNDQSVYVLQGDGAGGFNSPRDAINLPAYYLVQNMVTGDFDGDAKADLFFTGVFGCGTTGSCTTNVYGLFGDGNLGFEITTPYSSYNTFEISAGDLDSDGKSDLIGYDRATEQMIAFYGQADRTIASYSWTIPNVNGYFADGWTGPFQVGDFNGDGHMDIVGHFTNNVKDGTDYEFLIFLGTANRGQFTSYVQFLPASSMPVDIQGTAPVTVDENADGKPDIVAYQTPGPAATGPSDNAPLLVTAVNATASGNWGGCTYLNKAQGIRLCSPGSTSSSPVSFKASATSFGQLRKIELWVDGKKMAENFHAWEHDAWFNYTGTFPAGSHQATLYAADVDNRLQRMSYTFAVGSGGTCSAPSSYGVHVCSPANGATVSSPVSVQAAAKIAGTLARMEVWVDGVKKFTETTSPSFTTSISLAAGGHRFDVYAVNTAGTKYETTVNATVK; the protein is encoded by the coding sequence GTGACAAGCAGTACCTACCTTCTTCCCCTCACAGTGTGGGCGGCTGCCGTTGTGTGCGCCGCACAGACTTCCCCCACTTTCTCCAATAAAGTTTCCACCCCCGGTGCGCGGCCCACCATTACCTTATCCGCCGATTTGAACAATGACGGCTTCCCTGATCTGATCGAGGACTCGGCTTATGCGCCCATTGGATTCACCATCCAGCTTGCCAACGGTGATGGCACCTTCAAAGCACCCGTCTTTCATTCCGTCTCAGGCGGGAACGGCTCGCCGGCTCCAATGGCCGTGGGTGACTTCAACAATGACGGCAAGGCAGATGTCGCCGCGGTCCTTCCCGGCAAGAACCAGGTTGCCGTCTATCTCGGCAATGGCGATGGCACGTTTCAGGCTCCGAAGTATTCCACTATCGCCCTCAACTCCGGCCAGACCTTCGCTTCCGCGCCCGTTGTCGCTGCGAACTTCAATGGCGACGGCAAGGTCGATCTCGCCGTCGTAGGTGTCGCCGGCAATGACCAGAGCGTCTATGTGCTCCAGGGCGACGGTGCCGGCGGATTTAACAGCCCCCGTGACGCCATCAATCTTCCCGCGTACTACCTGGTCCAGAACATGGTCACTGGCGACTTCGACGGTGACGCCAAAGCGGACCTCTTTTTTACAGGCGTCTTCGGCTGCGGTACCACGGGCAGCTGCACCACCAATGTCTATGGCCTGTTTGGCGATGGCAACCTAGGCTTTGAGATCACCACGCCATACTCGAGCTACAACACATTTGAAATTTCGGCCGGTGACCTCGACAGCGATGGCAAGAGCGATCTCATCGGCTATGACCGCGCGACCGAGCAGATGATCGCGTTCTACGGGCAGGCAGACCGCACCATTGCCAGTTACTCGTGGACCATACCAAACGTTAACGGCTACTTCGCCGACGGGTGGACGGGTCCTTTTCAGGTTGGCGACTTCAACGGCGACGGGCACATGGACATCGTTGGCCATTTCACGAACAACGTGAAAGACGGCACCGACTACGAGTTCCTCATTTTCCTTGGCACTGCAAACCGCGGTCAATTCACCAGCTATGTGCAATTTCTGCCCGCTTCGTCCATGCCGGTCGATATTCAGGGAACAGCGCCGGTAACCGTCGATGAAAACGCTGACGGCAAGCCCGATATTGTTGCTTATCAAACTCCCGGGCCCGCAGCCACAGGACCGAGCGACAACGCTCCCCTCCTCGTCACGGCAGTCAACGCCACTGCCAGCGGCAACTGGGGAGGCTGTACTTATCTGAACAAAGCGCAGGGAATCCGCCTCTGCAGCCCAGGATCCACTTCCTCCAGCCCAGTGAGCTTCAAGGCCTCAGCCACTTCCTTCGGACAGCTCCGCAAGATCGAGCTGTGGGTTGATGGCAAGAAGATGGCGGAGAACTTCCACGCGTGGGAGCACGACGCGTGGTTTAACTACACCGGGACGTTCCCTGCTGGATCGCACCAGGCCACTCTGTACGCGGCGGATGTGGACAATCGGCTTCAGCGGATGAGCTATACCTTCGCGGTCGGATCGGGTGGTACGTGCAGCGCGCCATCGTCCTATGGCGTGCATGTCTGCTCGCCCGCAAACGGCGCGACGGTGTCCTCACCGGTCAGTGTGCAGGCTGCGGCGAAGATTGCGGGCACGCTGGCGCGCATGGAGGTATGGGTGGACGGCGTGAAGAAGTTCACTGAGACCACCAGCCCCTCATTCACAACCAGCATCAGCCTGGCGGCGGGCGGTCACCGATTCGATGTGTACGCGGTGAATACGGCCGGGACCAAGTACGAGACGACGGTGAACGCGACCGTGAAGTGA
- a CDS encoding c-type cytochrome → MKRFLSPLSAAAAVLLTAAIVAASVAAQSPQPQPAGAAAQPQQGGPLPGGPSGPPHEMPAPKNLKVLPKNLTGNQVHDIMEGWAGSLGVHCDNCHSVDPGKVGPNGRPRLNFADDSKPEKNTARLMYTMTQKINDDTMSMVNDGQSKVTCGTCHRGHKKPEAYVPPKEHDGPHPPAPGEKPPIPR, encoded by the coding sequence TTGAAAAGATTCCTTTCGCCTTTATCTGCCGCCGCGGCTGTTTTATTGACTGCGGCGATTGTGGCCGCGTCCGTGGCCGCGCAGTCTCCTCAACCGCAGCCGGCGGGTGCAGCTGCCCAGCCTCAGCAGGGAGGCCCACTGCCTGGTGGACCCAGCGGACCGCCGCATGAGATGCCTGCCCCTAAGAATTTGAAGGTTCTGCCTAAGAACCTGACCGGGAATCAGGTGCACGACATCATGGAGGGCTGGGCCGGCTCGCTGGGCGTTCATTGCGATAACTGTCACTCGGTCGATCCTGGCAAGGTGGGGCCGAACGGTCGGCCGCGTCTGAACTTTGCCGACGATTCGAAACCCGAGAAGAACACGGCCCGGCTGATGTACACCATGACCCAGAAGATCAACGACGACACCATGAGCATGGTGAACGACGGTCAATCGAAGGTGACTTGCGGAACCTGTCACCGGGGTCATAAGAAGCCGGAGGCGTATGTGCCGCCGAAGGAACACGACGGCCCGCATCCGCCGGCTCCGGGCGAAAAGCCGCCCATCCCACGCTGA
- a CDS encoding DNA-3-methyladenine glycosylase: MPGRLLPRKFFETRPEWVAPRLLGKLLVQQTDSTAMVGRIVEAEAYLGPHNDPPDPAAHSHRGPTPRNLVLFGLPGHAYVYSIYGKYFCLNISCEIEGQAGCVLLRALEPVSGIEQMAVNRGLPPDLERSEAFLRQLTTGPSRLCLALGVARASHNGLDVTSAGSPLQVRDDGSALTEAMATPRIGINPMNEALEWPLRFAVPGNRFVSGPKNLKGKRVPVP, encoded by the coding sequence ATGCCGGGGCGGCTTCTGCCGCGCAAATTTTTCGAGACGCGGCCGGAGTGGGTCGCCCCGCGGCTGCTGGGTAAGCTTCTGGTGCAGCAGACCGACAGTACGGCCATGGTGGGCAGGATCGTGGAGGCGGAGGCCTATCTGGGTCCGCACAACGATCCTCCCGACCCGGCTGCCCACTCACATCGAGGTCCTACGCCGCGGAACCTGGTGTTGTTCGGGCTGCCGGGGCATGCCTACGTCTACTCGATCTATGGCAAATATTTTTGCCTGAACATCTCCTGCGAGATCGAGGGCCAGGCCGGATGCGTGCTGCTGCGGGCGCTGGAGCCGGTTTCGGGAATTGAGCAGATGGCGGTGAACCGCGGCCTGCCGCCGGACCTGGAACGCAGCGAGGCGTTTCTGCGCCAGCTCACGACCGGCCCCAGCCGGCTCTGTCTCGCCCTGGGGGTCGCGCGGGCCAGCCACAACGGTCTCGACGTAACCAGCGCCGGATCTCCGCTTCAGGTCCGAGACGACGGCTCTGCATTGACGGAGGCCATGGCAACGCCGCGCATCGGGATCAATCCGATGAATGAGGCGTTGGAATGGCCGCTCCGGTTTGCGGTTCCGGGGAACCGGTTTGTGTCAGGACCAAAGAACCTGAAGGGGAAACGCGTCCCGGTCCCGTAG
- a CDS encoding APC family permease: MEAGQTTSVETLGLKRSLRFWDLVLYGIILIQPTAPMPVFGVLYDKSNGHVTATILLALVAMLFTAISYGRMARVYPHGGSAFLYVGKEIHSSLGYITGWCLVMDYIINPLICTIWCSSAAMNFLPHVPYVAWAAFFAILFTTLNCNGIETSARINALMAAVLGLVIVWVLAASVRWMLGIVNPSAAMFLDPLYNPSTFHTGAVLRGTATAVLTYIGFDGISTLTDEARNPERNVPRAIVLTCLITGILAAIEVYFAQLIWPRGAAFPDINTAYVYVSGRVGGPLLFAVVNGALLLANVGSGMASQLGAARLLYAMGQDGALPRRFFASVSQKNRIPRNNVILIGAICLGGAMIFSYSLGADLLNFGALLAFMGVNGASMLWGWRHSRGRQWFPILLSLGGFLTCAMLWWNLDPKAKIVGTVWACTGVLLWIVRRRFTVLPAQA; this comes from the coding sequence GTGGAGGCCGGCCAAACGACTTCCGTAGAGACGCTTGGACTCAAGCGCAGCCTGCGCTTCTGGGATCTTGTCCTTTACGGCATCATCCTGATTCAGCCCACTGCGCCCATGCCCGTCTTTGGTGTGCTCTACGACAAGTCGAATGGCCACGTCACTGCGACCATCCTCCTTGCGCTCGTTGCCATGCTGTTCACGGCCATCAGCTATGGACGCATGGCACGCGTCTACCCGCATGGAGGCTCAGCATTCCTCTACGTCGGCAAGGAGATCCACTCCAGCCTCGGATACATCACCGGCTGGTGCCTGGTGATGGACTACATAATCAATCCGCTAATATGTACGATCTGGTGCTCCAGCGCGGCCATGAATTTTCTGCCGCATGTGCCTTACGTTGCGTGGGCTGCATTTTTCGCGATCCTTTTCACAACGTTGAATTGCAATGGCATCGAGACTTCGGCGCGGATCAACGCACTGATGGCAGCGGTGCTGGGCCTTGTCATCGTATGGGTGCTTGCGGCCTCGGTGCGCTGGATGCTCGGTATCGTCAATCCCTCGGCGGCGATGTTCCTCGATCCGCTGTATAACCCATCGACCTTCCACACCGGCGCCGTACTGCGCGGAACAGCGACGGCGGTACTGACGTACATCGGCTTCGATGGCATATCCACGCTCACCGATGAGGCACGAAATCCTGAACGCAACGTGCCGCGCGCCATTGTTCTGACCTGCCTGATCACCGGCATTCTGGCCGCCATTGAGGTCTACTTCGCGCAACTCATCTGGCCACGTGGCGCGGCATTTCCTGACATCAACACAGCTTACGTCTACGTCTCTGGACGCGTGGGAGGCCCGTTGCTTTTCGCCGTCGTCAACGGCGCGCTCCTGCTGGCCAACGTCGGCTCTGGGATGGCATCGCAACTGGGCGCGGCTCGCCTGCTCTACGCCATGGGTCAGGACGGTGCACTGCCCCGCCGCTTCTTCGCCAGCGTCTCACAGAAGAACCGCATCCCGCGCAACAACGTGATTCTCATCGGGGCAATCTGCCTCGGCGGAGCTATGATCTTCAGCTATTCGCTCGGAGCGGATCTACTCAACTTCGGCGCCTTGCTGGCGTTCATGGGGGTCAATGGCGCCTCGATGCTGTGGGGCTGGCGTCACAGTCGCGGGCGGCAATGGTTTCCGATCCTGCTGTCTCTGGGCGGCTTCCTCACCTGCGCCATGCTCTGGTGGAATCTGGATCCCAAAGCCAAGATCGTCGGCACCGTCTGGGCGTGCACAGGTGTACTGCTGTGGATTGTGCGTCGGCGGTTCACCGTGCTGCCGGCTCAAGCCTGA
- a CDS encoding DUF4142 domain-containing protein, producing MKLTRVPALAGCFAMALTVSATWAQTPRTPTTGAGQTSGSTPGQTTGTSAGQTSGSAGGAGGQMQGDTMGNSPAGSDKKFVKEAMEGSMAEIQLGQLAQQKATSPDVKQFGQRMVTDHQKLNDQMTPVASQLGITPPAEPDMKQKAMQKKLQAMSGDEFDKAYMKAMVKDHKKDLAEFQKEASSGKNPQVKDAAQQGSQVIQQHLQMAQDVAQKVGAGGGKGSKSGIGRNGDTGAGTSDNKEHQ from the coding sequence ATGAAGTTGACTCGAGTGCCGGCGCTGGCCGGCTGTTTTGCCATGGCGCTGACTGTTTCCGCAACGTGGGCGCAAACACCGCGCACCCCCACCACAGGAGCGGGGCAGACAAGCGGCTCTACACCCGGACAGACGACCGGAACTTCAGCCGGGCAAACAAGCGGGTCTGCTGGTGGGGCGGGCGGCCAGATGCAGGGCGACACGATGGGCAACAGCCCCGCAGGCAGCGACAAGAAGTTCGTGAAGGAAGCCATGGAAGGCAGCATGGCCGAGATCCAGCTGGGGCAGCTCGCGCAGCAAAAGGCCACCAGTCCGGACGTGAAGCAGTTCGGACAGCGCATGGTCACCGACCATCAGAAGCTCAATGATCAGATGACTCCCGTAGCGAGCCAATTGGGAATAACACCGCCCGCAGAGCCGGATATGAAACAGAAGGCAATGCAGAAGAAGCTGCAGGCAATGTCGGGCGATGAGTTTGACAAGGCCTACATGAAGGCTATGGTGAAGGATCACAAGAAGGATCTTGCGGAGTTCCAGAAGGAAGCTTCTTCAGGCAAGAATCCGCAGGTAAAGGACGCGGCGCAGCAAGGTTCGCAGGTAATCCAGCAGCACCTGCAGATGGCCCAGGATGTGGCGCAGAAGGTGGGCGCAGGTGGCGGCAAAGGAAGCAAGAGCGGGATAGGCCGCAACGGCGACACCGGAGCAGGTACGTCGGACAACAAGGAACACCAGTAA
- a CDS encoding CHAD domain-containing protein, which produces MDLITAATPGPLRGSNLPMNVDVQAALKALRKLHKKLKDFPAHPAPEEVHKLRTETRRLEAVVHTFSSDSDREAQRLLKLTKPVRKALGKVRDMDVFIAKTHQIGDDSTGEGLVRLTEEIARRREKHVVHLSQIIAQRRKPVRRAIRRFEHHLESGNAMLSPVAPQILGAELDHWPRIDAANLHEFRIRAKELRYMLQLSPETYRQRIDALGEVKDLAGEWHDWVELHELAKKSLDPAEDGQILRELANITREKLRASLTAANRLRRSTVEFKRAA; this is translated from the coding sequence TTGGATCTGATCACCGCGGCAACGCCGGGGCCCTTGCGAGGTTCCAACCTCCCCATGAACGTTGATGTCCAGGCAGCGCTCAAGGCGCTCCGCAAGCTGCACAAGAAGCTGAAGGATTTCCCCGCCCATCCTGCGCCCGAAGAAGTGCACAAGCTTCGAACGGAAACGCGCCGCCTCGAAGCGGTCGTGCACACGTTCTCGTCCGATTCCGATCGCGAGGCGCAGCGGTTACTCAAACTCACCAAGCCGGTCAGGAAGGCACTCGGCAAGGTGCGCGATATGGACGTGTTCATCGCCAAAACCCACCAGATCGGGGATGACTCCACCGGAGAAGGACTGGTGCGCCTTACGGAGGAGATCGCGCGGCGGCGCGAAAAGCATGTCGTCCATCTCAGCCAAATCATCGCGCAACGTCGCAAACCGGTGCGGCGAGCTATTCGTCGTTTTGAGCATCATCTCGAATCTGGGAACGCCATGCTCAGCCCGGTTGCACCGCAGATTCTAGGTGCAGAGCTCGACCACTGGCCCAGGATCGATGCCGCCAACCTGCACGAGTTCCGCATTCGCGCCAAGGAGCTGCGTTACATGCTGCAGCTTTCGCCAGAAACCTACCGGCAGCGCATCGATGCGCTCGGAGAGGTCAAGGACCTCGCCGGCGAATGGCATGATTGGGTCGAATTGCACGAGCTGGCGAAGAAGAGCCTGGATCCCGCCGAAGATGGGCAGATCCTGCGGGAACTCGCCAACATCACGCGGGAGAAATTGCGGGCCAGCCTCACCGCCGCCAACCGGCTACGAAGATCCACGGTCGAGTTCAAGCGCGCGGCTTAG